One region of Microbacterium rhizosphaerae genomic DNA includes:
- a CDS encoding RNA polymerase sigma-70 factor produces the protein MSIAQVDDPFVEHRGLLFTVAYEMLGSAEDAEDVLQESWLRWAAADRDEVRDPRAYLVRIVTRQALNHLRSVSRRREDYVGEWLPEPLLTSPDVAEDVELAESLSIAMLTVLETLGPSERAVFVLREVFDVPYDEIADAVGKTPAAVRQIAHRAKDHVAARRPRIHVVPSELEEVVERLVSALNSGDLQGLMDVLAPDVVSVADGGGKVRGAARHPVVGALRLARYLVGGMEKTPGTFVASAMWLNGQPGIRMELDGRLVGVVSLTVEDGRVTRIYSIANPDKLGRVDAEAVVAR, from the coding sequence ATGAGCATCGCTCAGGTCGACGACCCGTTCGTCGAGCACCGGGGCCTGCTGTTCACCGTCGCGTACGAGATGCTCGGCTCGGCCGAGGACGCGGAGGATGTGCTGCAGGAGTCCTGGCTGCGCTGGGCGGCCGCCGACCGCGACGAGGTGCGCGACCCGCGGGCGTACCTCGTCCGCATCGTGACGCGCCAGGCGCTGAATCACCTGCGGTCGGTGTCGCGGCGCCGCGAGGACTATGTCGGCGAGTGGCTCCCCGAGCCGCTGCTGACGAGCCCCGATGTGGCCGAGGACGTCGAGCTCGCCGAGAGCCTGTCTATCGCGATGCTCACGGTGCTCGAGACGCTCGGACCGTCCGAGCGGGCGGTGTTCGTGCTGCGCGAGGTGTTCGACGTGCCGTACGACGAGATCGCGGATGCCGTGGGCAAGACCCCGGCGGCGGTGCGGCAGATCGCGCACCGGGCGAAAGACCATGTCGCCGCGCGGCGTCCACGCATCCATGTCGTGCCGTCGGAGCTCGAGGAGGTCGTCGAGCGCCTCGTCTCCGCGCTCAATTCGGGCGACCTGCAGGGGCTCATGGATGTGCTCGCGCCCGACGTCGTCTCGGTCGCGGACGGCGGCGGCAAGGTCCGCGGCGCGGCGCGCCACCCGGTCGTCGGCGCCCTGCGCCTCGCCCGCTACCTCGTCGGCGGCATGGAGAAGACCCCGGGCACCTTCGTGGCCTCGGCGATGTGGCTGAACGGGCAGCCGGGCATCCGGATGGAGCTCGACGGTCGGCTCGTCGGCGTCGTCAGCCTGACCGTCGAGGACGGGCGCGTGACGCGCATCTACTCGATCGCGAACCCCGACAAGCTCGGTCGGGTGGATGCCGAGGCCGTTGTGGCCCGCTGA
- a CDS encoding oxygenase MpaB family protein yields the protein MTRLPLRARLLTALAGDPDGTPPWVRALADGHDGGYFPDGGAVWTVHAGTATFVAGIRALLIQALHPGAMAGVHDFSRYREDPVGRLSGTVRWIICVTYGSTEQADAETARVSRLHQRVAGTYSTDTGLRTYSASDASLVEWVHLAFTEAFLGAHQRWGGPIPGGADAYVREWAQAGRLMRVLDPPETEAELRSRMDAYLDRGELKYDARVADIVQFLRDVPFTGSMRLAYRVLFAAAVASLPRRYRKLLGLRRTVLPVVTSTRAVLAISSRALGSGPRAQDFARRRHQRLQHEIGAGTTAIE from the coding sequence GTGACTCGGCTTCCCTTACGTGCGCGACTGCTCACCGCGCTGGCGGGTGATCCGGACGGCACGCCTCCATGGGTGCGGGCGTTGGCCGACGGTCACGATGGTGGCTACTTCCCCGACGGCGGCGCTGTCTGGACGGTGCACGCCGGCACGGCGACTTTCGTCGCGGGCATCAGGGCTCTTCTCATCCAGGCGCTGCACCCGGGCGCCATGGCAGGGGTGCATGATTTCTCGCGTTATCGGGAGGACCCCGTGGGGCGCCTCTCCGGCACGGTACGTTGGATCATCTGCGTCACGTACGGGTCAACCGAGCAGGCTGACGCTGAGACGGCCCGCGTGAGCCGCCTTCATCAGAGGGTTGCCGGCACCTACTCGACGGATACAGGCCTCCGCACGTACTCGGCATCGGACGCGTCGCTCGTGGAATGGGTACACCTCGCCTTCACGGAAGCATTCCTTGGCGCCCATCAGCGCTGGGGCGGGCCGATCCCGGGCGGGGCCGACGCGTATGTGCGCGAGTGGGCGCAAGCGGGTCGACTGATGCGCGTACTCGATCCCCCGGAGACCGAGGCCGAACTGAGGTCGCGGATGGATGCGTACCTCGACCGCGGCGAGCTCAAGTACGACGCGCGCGTGGCCGACATCGTGCAGTTCCTTCGTGACGTCCCCTTCACCGGATCGATGCGACTCGCCTATCGCGTGCTGTTCGCCGCCGCTGTGGCGAGTCTGCCCCGGCGATATCGCAAGCTGCTCGGTCTGCGACGAACCGTCCTTCCTGTCGTCACTTCGACCCGAGCGGTGCTCGCCATCTCATCCCGGGCCCTCGGATCGGGCCCACGCGCCCAAGACTTCGCCCGCCGACGACATCAGCGACTACAGCACGAAATCGGGGCGGGAACTACTGCCATCGAATAG
- a CDS encoding carboxymuconolactone decarboxylase family protein: MSTRIPAAEVTGMYGALIKVAARKMIGRVPDSIGALWNHRAVMKDSMSIGRKVEGWRELDPNLATYAAMASAATIGCSFCLDFNYFMAHNHGLDEAKIREVPRWREATVFTSLERRVMEYAEAASQTPPAVTDELSDALLADLGPAALVELASRVGFMNMTARTNVALGIRSEQFADSCGLPPLSTRPVVDAAA; encoded by the coding sequence ATGAGCACCCGCATCCCCGCGGCCGAGGTCACCGGCATGTACGGCGCCCTCATCAAGGTGGCCGCACGCAAGATGATCGGCCGCGTGCCCGACTCGATCGGCGCGCTGTGGAACCACCGCGCCGTCATGAAGGACTCGATGAGCATCGGCCGCAAGGTCGAGGGCTGGCGCGAGCTCGACCCGAATCTCGCGACCTACGCCGCCATGGCGTCCGCCGCGACCATCGGCTGCAGCTTCTGCCTCGACTTCAACTACTTCATGGCGCACAACCACGGACTCGACGAGGCGAAGATCCGCGAGGTGCCGCGCTGGCGAGAGGCGACGGTCTTCACGTCGCTCGAGCGTCGGGTCATGGAGTACGCCGAGGCCGCGAGCCAGACCCCGCCCGCCGTGACGGACGAGCTGTCCGACGCGCTGCTGGCCGATCTCGGCCCGGCCGCGCTGGTCGAGCTGGCCTCGCGCGTCGGCTTCATGAACATGACGGCGCGCACGAACGTGGCGCTCGGCATCCGCTCGGAGCAGTTCGCGGATTCCTGCGGACTGCCGCCCCTCTCGACGCGCCCTGTCGTGGATGCCGCCGCGTAG
- the pyrE gene encoding orotate phosphoribosyltransferase gives MTAASTPELEADRQALIGLINDEAVFHGDFTLSSGKKATYYVDMRRLTLDHRAAPAIGRIMLDLIRDVDGVVAVGGLTLGADPIANSVMHESVRAGRPLDAFVVRKEPKDHGRGRQIEGADVAGKRVVVVEDTSTTGQSALKAVEALRREGAEPVAVAVIVDRKTGAQAAVEAEGLRWLAAIDLDDLGLAPQ, from the coding sequence ATGACTGCCGCCAGCACGCCCGAGCTCGAAGCCGACCGCCAGGCCCTCATCGGTCTCATCAACGACGAGGCCGTCTTCCACGGCGATTTCACCCTCTCGAGCGGCAAGAAGGCGACGTACTACGTCGACATGCGGCGCCTGACGCTCGATCACCGGGCCGCGCCGGCGATCGGCCGCATCATGCTCGATCTGATCCGCGACGTGGATGGCGTCGTCGCGGTCGGCGGCCTCACCCTCGGTGCGGATCCGATCGCCAACTCCGTCATGCACGAGTCGGTGCGCGCCGGCCGTCCCCTCGACGCGTTCGTCGTGCGCAAGGAGCCGAAGGATCACGGCCGTGGCCGTCAGATCGAGGGCGCGGATGTCGCCGGCAAGCGTGTCGTCGTGGTCGAGGACACCTCCACCACGGGGCAGTCTGCATTGAAGGCCGTCGAGGCCCTGCGCCGCGAGGGGGCGGAGCCTGTCGCCGTCGCGGTCATCGTCGACCGCAAGACGGGCGCGCAGGCTGCCGTCGAGGCCGAGGGCCTCCGGTGGCTGGCGGCGATCGATCTCGACGATCTGGGCCTCGCCCCGCAGTAG
- a CDS encoding 4-fold beta flower protein — MDPIYDKTGAVVGWFESDRIRGLDGAVVGWVRGEYVHGLYGQNVGVLKSGNFRDTSGNVVAWLRGATGGPVHPVPSVPPVPPVPHVPPVPAVPHVPFVPAVPSLSWSGISFEQFLPRR; from the coding sequence ATGGATCCGATCTATGACAAGACAGGCGCGGTTGTCGGCTGGTTCGAGAGCGACCGCATCCGTGGCTTGGACGGCGCCGTGGTCGGTTGGGTGCGGGGCGAGTATGTCCACGGGCTATATGGCCAGAACGTCGGCGTGCTCAAATCAGGCAACTTCCGCGACACCAGCGGCAACGTCGTCGCGTGGCTACGGGGCGCCACTGGCGGACCCGTTCATCCTGTGCCCAGCGTGCCCCCGGTCCCACCTGTTCCTCACGTACCGCCGGTGCCTGCCGTGCCGCACGTGCCGTTCGTGCCCGCGGTGCCGTCACTCAGCTGGTCAGGTATCTCATTTGAGCAGTTCCTTCCTCGGCGTTAG
- a CDS encoding SDR family NAD(P)-dependent oxidoreductase, with protein sequence MTRHDDEWDPARLPDLAGRRYLVTGSNAGLGYFASEQLVRAGARVVMTGRNPNRLAAARAAVERRVRVDAHVPRTHPLGAVETLLLDTSNLGSVRAAAATARTGGRIDGVLLNAGTVHPPKRREETMDGHEVVFATNALGHYALCGEVLTALAATRGRMVWVGSMSTMISPYDPVDPELEDDYSPWRAYVQSKVATTVLGLEADRRLRLAGLPVGSVVAHPGYSLSGRTPGVRGVNEPSLGGRFADNLQGWIAQSKEHGAWPLVRALIDPAIASGEFWGPASLVKGEPKRGHATKLTRSPELGARLWDYCEQATRVRWPFERARRIAQG encoded by the coding sequence GTGACCCGACACGATGACGAGTGGGACCCGGCTCGTCTGCCCGACCTCGCGGGGCGCCGCTATCTCGTGACGGGGTCGAATGCAGGCCTCGGCTACTTCGCCTCGGAGCAGCTGGTGCGAGCCGGCGCGCGCGTGGTCATGACGGGCCGCAATCCGAACCGCCTGGCCGCAGCGCGGGCGGCCGTCGAGCGTCGGGTGCGGGTGGATGCGCACGTCCCGCGCACGCACCCTCTCGGCGCCGTCGAGACCCTGCTGCTGGACACGAGCAACCTGGGGTCCGTGCGGGCCGCCGCGGCGACCGCCCGCACGGGCGGACGCATCGACGGCGTGCTGCTGAACGCCGGTACCGTGCATCCGCCGAAGCGCCGCGAGGAGACGATGGACGGCCACGAGGTCGTCTTCGCCACCAACGCGCTCGGCCACTACGCGCTGTGCGGCGAGGTGCTGACCGCGCTCGCGGCGACACGCGGCCGGATGGTCTGGGTCGGCAGCATGTCCACGATGATCTCCCCGTACGACCCGGTGGACCCGGAGCTCGAGGACGACTATTCGCCGTGGCGGGCCTATGTGCAGTCCAAGGTCGCGACGACGGTGCTGGGCCTCGAGGCGGACCGCCGGCTCCGGCTCGCGGGTCTTCCGGTGGGCAGCGTGGTCGCCCACCCCGGCTATTCGCTCAGCGGGCGCACCCCCGGAGTCCGCGGGGTGAACGAGCCGTCGCTCGGCGGCCGGTTCGCCGACAACCTGCAGGGCTGGATCGCCCAGTCCAAGGAGCACGGCGCGTGGCCGCTCGTGCGGGCACTGATCGACCCCGCGATCGCCTCCGGCGAGTTCTGGGGACCCGCATCCCTCGTCAAGGGCGAGCCGAAGCGTGGCCACGCGACCAAGCTGACCCGCAGCCCGGAGCTCGGCGCGCGGCTCTGGGACTACTGCGAGCAGGCGACTCGCGTGCGCTGGCCGTTCGAACGCGCGCGCCGCATCGCCCAGGGCTGA
- a CDS encoding Re/Si-specific NAD(P)(+) transhydrogenase subunit alpha yields the protein MRIGIVAERTGETRVSATPETVAKIRGLGYDVVVEQGAGAASSFPDTAYEAADAVIVDGDTAWSSDVVLKVDAPTREEIARLKDGATVVGLLSPALKPELLAALAQRDLTALAMDAVPRISRAQSMDVLSSMANISGYRAVVEAANEFGRFFTGQVTAAGKVPPAKVLVAGAGVAGLAAIGAASSLGAVVRATDPRPEVADQVRSIGGEYLPVDVAVEQSTDGYAKATSEAYDRRAAEIYSEQAADVDIIITTALIPGRAAPRLITAADVASMKPGSVIVDMAAGQGGNVEGSVAGERTVTANGVIILGYTDLAGRLPAQASQLYGTNLLNLLKLLTPDKDGQLTIDVDDVVQRAVTVVQHGAVTWPPPPVQVSAAPLAKAPTEVAPPKPKRTLSAGAKTGLIALGIAALFAVCAFAPPPLPQHFLVLTLAVVVGFYVIGHVAHALHTPLMSVTNAISGIIVVGAMLQIVAPSLIVQIIAAVAVLLASINVFGGFAVTRRMLAMFTKAGDR from the coding sequence ATGCGCATCGGCATCGTCGCGGAGCGCACGGGAGAGACCCGTGTGTCCGCGACTCCGGAGACCGTCGCCAAGATCCGCGGCCTGGGCTACGACGTCGTCGTCGAGCAGGGCGCAGGCGCGGCATCATCGTTCCCCGACACGGCCTACGAGGCCGCCGACGCCGTCATCGTCGACGGCGACACGGCGTGGTCGTCGGATGTCGTGCTGAAGGTCGACGCGCCGACGCGCGAGGAGATCGCCCGTCTGAAGGACGGCGCGACGGTCGTGGGCCTGTTGAGCCCGGCACTGAAGCCGGAGCTGCTCGCGGCGCTCGCGCAGCGGGACCTCACGGCTCTGGCGATGGATGCGGTGCCCCGCATCTCGCGGGCGCAGTCGATGGATGTGCTCTCGTCGATGGCGAACATCTCCGGGTACCGCGCAGTGGTGGAGGCGGCGAACGAGTTCGGCCGGTTCTTCACCGGACAGGTGACCGCGGCCGGCAAGGTGCCGCCCGCGAAGGTCCTCGTGGCCGGGGCAGGCGTCGCGGGGCTCGCCGCGATCGGCGCGGCATCGAGTCTGGGCGCCGTGGTCCGCGCGACCGACCCGCGTCCCGAGGTCGCGGATCAGGTGCGGTCGATCGGCGGCGAGTACCTCCCGGTGGATGTCGCGGTCGAGCAGTCCACCGACGGGTACGCGAAGGCGACGAGCGAGGCGTACGACCGGCGGGCGGCGGAGATCTACTCCGAGCAGGCGGCCGACGTCGACATCATCATCACGACGGCGCTGATCCCGGGGCGCGCGGCGCCCCGGTTGATCACGGCGGCGGACGTGGCGTCCATGAAGCCGGGCTCCGTGATCGTCGACATGGCGGCGGGGCAGGGCGGCAACGTCGAGGGCTCGGTCGCCGGGGAGCGCACCGTCACGGCGAACGGCGTGATCATCCTCGGCTACACGGACCTCGCCGGCCGGCTGCCCGCGCAGGCGTCCCAGCTGTACGGCACGAACCTGCTGAACCTGCTGAAGCTGCTCACGCCCGACAAGGACGGGCAGCTCACGATCGACGTCGACGACGTCGTGCAGCGCGCGGTGACGGTCGTGCAGCACGGTGCCGTGACGTGGCCGCCCCCGCCCGTGCAGGTGTCGGCCGCCCCGCTCGCGAAGGCGCCCACGGAGGTCGCACCGCCGAAGCCGAAGCGCACGCTGTCGGCCGGCGCGAAGACGGGCCTGATCGCCCTGGGCATCGCGGCCCTGTTCGCGGTCTGCGCGTTCGCGCCACCGCCCTTGCCGCAGCACTTCCTCGTGCTCACCCTCGCGGTCGTGGTCGGGTTCTACGTCATCGGGCACGTGGCGCACGCGCTGCACACCCCGCTGATGAGCGTGACGAACGCGATCTCGGGCATCATCGTGGTCGGCGCGATGCTGCAGATCGTCGCCCCGTCGCTGATCGTGCAGATCATCGCCGCGGTCGCCGTGCTGCTGGCATCCATCAACGTGTTCGGCGGCTTCGCCGTCACCCGGCGCATGCTCGCCATGTTCACGAAGGCGGGTGACCGATGA
- a CDS encoding YdeI/OmpD-associated family protein, protein MAKMDDAPRVHVETVDDWRTWLHAHSASSDGAWLVVWRPATGRSRIDYEDAVLEALCVGWIDGQAKPLDDERSMLWFAPRSPNSAWAGTNKARVAMLVAEGRMRPAGQRLIDLAQANGMWTVLDGPEAGIEPPDLTAALDADPAARMQWDAWTPGVRKAALSAIALAKKPETRRARIARIAADAAAGRKPA, encoded by the coding sequence ATGGCGAAGATGGATGACGCGCCCCGCGTGCACGTCGAGACCGTCGACGACTGGCGCACCTGGCTGCACGCGCACAGCGCATCGAGCGACGGCGCCTGGCTGGTGGTGTGGCGGCCTGCCACCGGGCGTTCCCGTATCGACTACGAGGACGCGGTGCTCGAAGCGCTGTGCGTCGGATGGATCGACGGCCAGGCCAAGCCCCTGGACGACGAGCGGTCGATGCTGTGGTTCGCGCCGCGCTCGCCGAACTCGGCGTGGGCCGGCACGAACAAGGCCCGCGTCGCCATGCTGGTCGCGGAGGGCCGGATGCGCCCGGCCGGGCAGCGGCTCATCGACCTCGCGCAGGCGAATGGCATGTGGACGGTGCTCGACGGTCCCGAGGCCGGCATCGAACCGCCCGACCTCACCGCCGCGCTCGATGCCGATCCTGCCGCCCGGATGCAGTGGGATGCGTGGACCCCCGGCGTGCGCAAGGCGGCCTTGTCGGCGATCGCTCTCGCCAAGAAGCCCGAGACCCGCCGTGCGCGCATCGCGCGGATTGCGGCCGACGCGGCGGCGGGCCGCAAGCCCGCCTGA
- a CDS encoding TIGR02391 family protein has product MDEARAIGVLEWWVRSAKAASQDGHGNGGVPRNTTVSAELQAREDQTRRVLAQVLGDEAVPDILRRGSMNDFYWVEEGIRRAEYALGKLRTEKETRDILGSTAPTMQADALHPLIWGAAWKRWESEHYSDAVQKSATALSGYVKDQTGRYELGDADLMSQAFSLAAPQAGKPRLRWPGNDDDLTVKSMRPGILNMAQGVFAAIRNPAAHSTDEIPKQEALEQLATLSILARWIERCDLVKT; this is encoded by the coding sequence GTGGATGAAGCTCGCGCGATCGGGGTCCTGGAGTGGTGGGTTCGCTCCGCAAAGGCTGCCTCACAAGATGGCCACGGCAACGGCGGAGTGCCCCGCAATACGACCGTCTCCGCAGAGTTGCAGGCCCGCGAAGATCAAACGCGGCGTGTGCTCGCTCAAGTGCTCGGCGACGAGGCTGTCCCCGATATTCTCCGGCGTGGTTCGATGAACGATTTCTACTGGGTCGAAGAAGGCATTCGACGGGCAGAGTATGCGCTCGGCAAGCTGCGGACTGAGAAGGAGACAAGGGACATCCTGGGCAGCACCGCTCCCACGATGCAGGCGGACGCGCTCCATCCGCTTATCTGGGGTGCGGCTTGGAAGCGCTGGGAGTCCGAGCATTACTCGGATGCGGTGCAAAAGTCGGCCACTGCGCTGAGCGGGTACGTCAAGGATCAAACAGGACGCTACGAGCTGGGAGACGCTGATCTCATGTCACAGGCGTTCTCGCTCGCGGCCCCGCAGGCGGGGAAGCCTCGACTGCGCTGGCCGGGCAATGATGACGACCTGACCGTGAAGTCGATGCGTCCGGGCATCCTCAATATGGCGCAAGGTGTGTTCGCAGCCATCCGGAACCCCGCCGCGCATTCGACTGACGAGATACCCAAGCAGGAAGCACTTGAGCAGCTCGCGACTCTCAGTATTCTTGCCCGGTGGATCGAGCGGTGCGACCTGGTGAAGACCTGA
- a CDS encoding HAD-IIA family hydrolase: protein MRSRADIECWLTDMDGVLVHENDALPGAAELLAQWEAADTPYLVLTNNSIFTARDLSARLRASGLHVPEDRIWTSALATADFLESQLPGGSAFVIGEAGILTALHESGFIMTEMDPDFVVVGETRNYSFEAITKAIRLIDAGARFIVTNPDATGPSAEGPLPATGAIAALITKATGKDPYVVGKPNPMMFRSALNKIGAHSENTAMIGDRMDTDIVAGIEAGLHTVLVLSGISDRAEIERYPFRPDEVVDSVAALIAGD, encoded by the coding sequence ATGCGTTCCCGTGCGGACATCGAATGCTGGCTCACCGACATGGACGGCGTCCTCGTCCACGAGAACGACGCGCTGCCCGGCGCCGCCGAGCTCCTCGCGCAGTGGGAGGCCGCGGACACGCCGTACCTCGTGCTGACGAACAACTCGATCTTCACCGCGCGCGACCTCTCGGCGAGGCTGCGCGCATCCGGGCTGCACGTGCCGGAGGACCGGATCTGGACGTCGGCGCTGGCCACCGCGGACTTCCTGGAGTCGCAGCTTCCCGGCGGCTCCGCATTCGTCATCGGCGAGGCCGGCATCCTCACGGCGCTCCACGAGTCGGGCTTCATCATGACCGAGATGGACCCCGACTTCGTCGTCGTCGGCGAGACCCGCAACTACTCGTTCGAAGCGATCACGAAGGCCATCCGTCTGATCGACGCGGGTGCGCGCTTCATCGTGACGAATCCGGATGCGACGGGCCCGAGCGCCGAGGGTCCGCTGCCGGCGACCGGTGCGATCGCCGCGCTCATCACCAAGGCGACGGGCAAGGATCCCTACGTGGTCGGCAAGCCGAACCCCATGATGTTCCGCTCGGCGCTCAACAAGATCGGCGCGCACTCCGAGAACACGGCGATGATCGGCGACCGCATGGACACCGACATCGTCGCGGGAATCGAAGCGGGTCTTCACACCGTGCTGGTGCTCAGCGGCATCAGCGACCGCGCCGAGATCGAGCGCTATCCGTTCCGCCCTGACGAGGTCGTCGACTCGGTCGCGGCCCTCATCGCCGGCGACTGA